The Aureimonas populi genome includes the window TCTCGTCGAAGCGCAGGAGGCCCGCCAGGAGCGAGCGCGAGACGAGGCCCGCGCCGTTGAACATGGCCTGCGAGCCATCGGCATGGAGGAAGAAGCGCAGCGCCGGCAGCATCCTGTCGATGGCGGAGAAGAGGCCGCGCGGCACCGCCAGGTTGCGCGCCGAATAGAGCTGGCGCAGCGGCAGGAGCTGCTTGAGCAGGAGCGCGATGGCGTCCGGGTTGCGGCACGCATGGCCGCCATCGGCGAAGATCTGCCGGTCGAGTTCGGCGGCGAGGTTGGCGCCCGCCGTCCTGATCATGGCCGAAGCGCCCGGCAGGCACAGCGTGGCATAGGCCAGCGCGATGCGCACTTGCAGGCGCGGCAGGCCGTCCGTCACCTCCGGTGCCATGCGCCGCAGGAGCCGCGCCTCGCCCGCCAGTCGCTCCAGGAAGCGGCGGGTGAAGGCCGGCTCGGCCTGCGCCAGCACCAGCGGCGCATGGGTGAAGAGCGCCATGAGGCGGCGGGCGATGATGTCGGGCCGCATGGCGACCGGCGCGCGCCGGCGGCGGCGCAGCGCGTAGAAGTCGCCCACATGGGCACGGGCATTGGCGCTGGCCAGCGCGTCCTCGACCTCGGCGAGATGGCGCAGCCATTCGAAGCTGGCAAGCTCGGCCTGCCACCCCTCGGGCGCCTCGCTCACCCGGAAGGGCGTCGTCGCGCCCATCAGCGCCACATGGCCGGCCAGCTCGAAACGGCCGCCATAGATCGCCTCGGCGACGGCGCGGTCCCCGCGCTCGATCTGGCGCGGCACCGCCATCAGCCGGTCGGATTCGGAGGCGCGCCGATGCACGAGCCACAGCAGCGAGGGCGAGGTGCGCAGGCGCCGGCGCGCGCGGCGCCAGGCCTCCTTCGCCATCAAACCCGCAAGGCGCGGGTCGTCGACCAGTTCCGCAGCAATCGTCATCGCCTTCACCCGACTTCAGCCAGGCGAGGCGGCATCCTGCCCCCGGCCCTGCTGGAGCCAAGTTTCGGCTATCGAGGTAAACGCTTTGCTAAAATGGAGCCGTCCCGCTCAGCCGAGCCGCGCCAGCCGAGCCGCGAAGAACCCGTCGAGGCCGGAGCGGGAGGGCGTTCCGCGATCCAGCATGTCGGGCGTGGTGCGTACCTCGCCCGCGCTCGTCACGGCCTCCTCCAGCCCCGGCAGCTCGGCGGGCCGCACCGGAAGGCGGGCATAGTCGGGCCGCGCCGCCAGGAAGGCTTCGACCACCGCCTCGCCCTCCACGGGGTCGAGTGAGCAGTTGGAGAAGACGAGCCGCCCGCCCGGCCGCACCAGCCCGGCCGCGGCGGCCAGAAGCGCGGCCTGCACGCCCGCGAGCTTGCCGATCTCGGCGGCGTCCTTGGTATAGGCCACGTCCGGATGGCGGCGGATCGTGCCGGTGGAGGAGCACGGCGCGTCGAGAAGCACCGCGTCGAAGGGCTCGCGCGCCGCCAAGGCGCGCAGGTCGCCGATATGCGTCTCGGCGCTCAGCCCCAGGCGCGCGAAATTCTCCTGAAGGCGCTTCATGCGACTTTTGGAAATGTCGAAGGCGCTCACGCGCGCGCCGGCCGCCGCCAGTTGCGCCGTCTTGCCGCCGGGCGCGGCGCACAGATCGGCGACCGTCGAGCCGGAAACCTCGCCCAGAAGCCGCGCCGGCAGGGCGGCGGCGGCATCCTGCACCCACCAGGCGCCCTCGGCGAAGCCGGCCAGCTCCGTCACCGCGCGGTCGAGCGGGGGCAGGCGCACGGTGCCGGTGGCCAGGGCCTCGCCCCCCAGCCGCTCCGCCCAGCCCGCCGCGTCGGCCTTCACGCTGAGGTCGAGCGGCGCGGGCCGGCGGTGCGCCAGCGCGATGGCGCGGGCGCGGGGCTCGCCATAGGCCGCCACGAGGCGCTCGAACAGCCAGGGCGGGCAATCGAGCGCCGGATCGTCGAAGCGCGCGAGGAACGCCTCCTTCTCCCGCGACACGCGCCGCAGGATCGCGTTGACGAGCCCGGTGAAGCGGGCGTTGCGCGGGTCGGCGCGGGCCAGTTCCACCGAGGTGTCGACGGCCGCCGAATCGGGCACGTCGAGAAACAGGATCTGCGCCGCGCCGATATGCAGCAGCGTCCTCAGCGAGGCCGCCTTGCCGGGCAGCGGCCGGTCGAGGCAGGCGGCGAGGATCGCCTCCACCGTGCCCCGCCGGCGCAGGGCCGCCATGAGGATGGCCTTGACGAGGCCGCGGTCGCGCGCGTCCAGCCGGCGGTATTCGGGATGGCCGCCGCCGGCATCCGTCAGCCCGTCCAGCGAGGTGCGGGCCTCCACGACGGCGGCGAGAAGCCGCGCGGCGACGCGCCGGGAGGCAAGGCCCGGCGCCTCGTCCTGCGTGGCGATGGCGGGGCGGCGGGCGGGCGCGCTCAACCCCACGGGCCCCGGCCGGAGCCGCGTCGCGAGCCGCCGGAGGGCAGCCTGCTCGCGCCGCGCCCGGAATGGCGCAGCCCCGCGCCGAAGGCGCTTTCGCCCCGCGCCGCGCCCGCCCCCATCTCCCGCGCCATGGCCTGAAGCGCGGCGATGCGGTTGCCCGTGTCGGGATGGGTGGAGAACAGGGCGTCGGCGCGCTGGCCGTTGAGCGGGTTGATGATGAACATGTGGGCCGTGGCGGGATTGCGCTCCGCATCGACATTCACCGTGCGGCCGGCCGCCGTGGCGATCTTCTGCAAGGCGGAAGCCAGCCAGATCGGGTTGCCGCAGATTTCCGCGCCGCGCCGGTCGGCCGAATATTCGCGCGTGCGGCTGATTGCCATCTGCACCATCATGGCGGCCAGCGGCGCCACGATCATGGCCAGCAGCACGCCGATAATGCCGAGCGGGTTGCGGTTGTCGCCGTTGTTGCCGCCGAAGAAGAAGGCGAAATTGCCGAGCATGGAGATCGCGCCCGCCAGCGTGGCGGTGATGGTCATGATCAGCGTGTCGCGGTTCTGCACATGCGCCAGCTCGTGCGCCATCACGCCGGCCACCTCCTCCGGCGTCAGCCGCTTGAGGAGCCCGGTCGTGGCCGCCACGGCCGCGTTCTGCGGGTTGCGGCCCGTGGCGAAGGCGTTGGGCTGCTCGTTCTCGATGATGTAGACCTTGGGCATGGGCAGGCCCGCATTGGCCGCCAGCCCGCGCACCATCCGGTAGTAGTCCGGCGCGGTGCGCTCATCCACCTCATGCGCATGGTGCATGCGCAGCACCATCTTGTCGGAATTCCAGTAGGCGAAAAGGTTCATGCCGGCGGCGACGACGAGGGCGATCATCATGCCCTGGCTGCCGCCGATGAGGTAACCGACACCCATGAACAGGGCGGTCATGAATGCGATCAGCATTGCCGTCTTGATCATGTTCATCGAGCGGTGCATCTCCCTGGAGCAGCGAAAAGGTTTCACGTGAAACCGACCGGTGCAAATCTGGTGTTCGGCGATCCGTCCTTCAATGCGCCGAAACCGAAGGGAAGGCCAAGCCCATGAGCGATGAAACCGCCGCCCGCGCCCTGACGCCCGCCGCCCGGCGCGCGCTGCGCGAGGCGCAGGAGAGACGTGAGGCCGCCGCGCCTCAGGAGCGCCCGGCCGAGCTTCACGGCCCCAAGGGCCCCGAGCCCGTGCGGTTCGGCGACTGGGAAAAGAACGGCATCGCCTCGGACTTCTGATTAGGACTTCCTTCATATCTTCGCCGAGGTCGCAACCGCAAGTTACCTATCACACCGGCAGGACGTGCCCCT containing:
- a CDS encoding DUF1674 domain-containing protein, translated to MSDETAARALTPAARRALREAQERREAAAPQERPAELHGPKGPEPVRFGDWEKNGIASDF
- a CDS encoding RsmB/NOP family class I SAM-dependent RNA methyltransferase, which translates into the protein MSAPARRPAIATQDEAPGLASRRVAARLLAAVVEARTSLDGLTDAGGGHPEYRRLDARDRGLVKAILMAALRRRGTVEAILAACLDRPLPGKAASLRTLLHIGAAQILFLDVPDSAAVDTSVELARADPRNARFTGLVNAILRRVSREKEAFLARFDDPALDCPPWLFERLVAAYGEPRARAIALAHRRPAPLDLSVKADAAGWAERLGGEALATGTVRLPPLDRAVTELAGFAEGAWWVQDAAAALPARLLGEVSGSTVADLCAAPGGKTAQLAAAGARVSAFDISKSRMKRLQENFARLGLSAETHIGDLRALAAREPFDAVLLDAPCSSTGTIRRHPDVAYTKDAAEIGKLAGVQAALLAAAAGLVRPGGRLVFSNCSLDPVEGEAVVEAFLAARPDYARLPVRPAELPGLEEAVTSAGEVRTTPDMLDRGTPSRSGLDGFFAARLARLG
- the htpX gene encoding zinc metalloprotease HtpX is translated as MNMIKTAMLIAFMTALFMGVGYLIGGSQGMMIALVVAAGMNLFAYWNSDKMVLRMHHAHEVDERTAPDYYRMVRGLAANAGLPMPKVYIIENEQPNAFATGRNPQNAAVAATTGLLKRLTPEEVAGVMAHELAHVQNRDTLIMTITATLAGAISMLGNFAFFFGGNNGDNRNPLGIIGVLLAMIVAPLAAMMVQMAISRTREYSADRRGAEICGNPIWLASALQKIATAAGRTVNVDAERNPATAHMFIINPLNGQRADALFSTHPDTGNRIAALQAMAREMGAGAARGESAFGAGLRHSGRGASRLPSGGSRRGSGRGPWG
- a CDS encoding heparinase II/III family protein — encoded protein: MTIAAELVDDPRLAGLMAKEAWRRARRRLRTSPSLLWLVHRRASESDRLMAVPRQIERGDRAVAEAIYGGRFELAGHVALMGATTPFRVSEAPEGWQAELASFEWLRHLAEVEDALASANARAHVGDFYALRRRRRAPVAMRPDIIARRLMALFTHAPLVLAQAEPAFTRRFLERLAGEARLLRRMAPEVTDGLPRLQVRIALAYATLCLPGASAMIRTAGANLAAELDRQIFADGGHACRNPDAIALLLKQLLPLRQLYSARNLAVPRGLFSAIDRMLPALRFFLHADGSQAMFNGAGLVSRSLLAGLLRFDETLGDPVGHMRQSGYQRLAQGGAVLIADAGLAPVATMSGEAHAGTLAFEFSSGRQRFVVNCGPSPRDEWRRLARATAAHSTVTVGDRSSSRFPRSERLGRFLGGPLVAGPTRVPATRQDGREGQHLTLAHDGYRAGFGLIHERELLLSPDGMLLEGADRLHKAAGRGVRAGEAEGALRFHLHPDVVAEQAGKGIRLAGGGEVWWFFADAPVSLEDSIVFSCPDAPRPTAQIVARFEPGRAEINWRFERQH